The following are from one region of the Capsicum annuum cultivar UCD-10X-F1 chromosome 1, UCD10Xv1.1, whole genome shotgun sequence genome:
- the LOC124898930 gene encoding uncharacterized mitochondrial protein AtMg00810-like: protein MSQPPGFTDARYPNHVCKIHKVLYGLKQTPRAWFEKLSSKLFELNFVPSKSDTSLFIRNFDGHITIILVYVDDLIVTGSSNEFIASLVLQLSNAFAVKDLGKLHYFLGVEVHYQPTGLILTQSQYVGKLLDHANMDGVKPIGTPMATGFQLSQYGSSSFLDPSLYRNLIGALQYITITRPDVSLTINKLCQFMHNPMDFNFTAMKCLLRYLKATINFSLHLCSASSLPLQAFTDVDWPGCPDDRWPTNGYCLFLGTNLVSWSSKEQRVVARSSTEAEYRALAATTAEVTWLQHLLQELHKWLNGDKLKSLRVGVLDVEQRYKVEEDVVEGHVLEVVRSYEMISLGRHKICYGMKGLYEGKERRK, encoded by the exons ATGTCTCAACCCCCTGGATTTACTGATGCAAGATATCCCAACCATGTGTGCAAGATTCACAAAGTcctttatggccttaaacaaaCACCCCGGGCATGGTTTGAGAAGCTTAGCTCAAAATTGTTTGAACTCAATTTTGTACCTTCCAAATCTGATACATCTCTGTTTATACGCAATTTTGACGGCCATATTACTATTATCTTGGTGTATGTGGATGATCTTATTGTTACAGGAAGCTCTAATGAGTTCATTGCAAGCCTTGTTCTTCAATTGTCTAATGCATTTGCTGTAAAAGATCTTGGTAAGCTACATTACTTTCTTGGTGTTGAGGTCCATTATCAACCTACTGGATTGATCCTTACTCAATCACAATACGTAGGAAAACTCCTTGATCATGCCAATATGGATGGTGTAAAGCCAATTGGTACACCTATGGCCACAGGATTTCAATTGTCTCAATATGGGAGTTCATCATTTTTGGATCCATCATTGTATCGTAACTTGATAGGAGCTCTTCAATATATAACCATCACGCGTCCAGATGTGTCATTAACTATCAACAAATTATGTCAATTCATGCATAATCCTATGGATTTTAATTTCACTGCTATGAAATGTTTGTTGCGCTATTTAAAGGCAACTATAAACTTCAGTTTGCATTTATGTTCCGCTAGCTCCTTACCACTTCAGGCCTTCACAGATGTGGATTGGCCTGGTTGCCCAGATGATCGGTGGCCTACCAATGGTTATTGTCTATTTCTTGGAACCAATTTAGTGTCATGGAGCTCAAAAGAGCAGCGAGTGGTTGCACGATCTAGTACCGAAGCTGAATATAGGGCCTTAGCTGCGACTACCGCCGAAGTTACCTGGCTACAACATCTTCTTCAAGAGCTGCAT AAATGGTTGAACGGGGACAAACTCAAATCACTCCGAGTGGGAGTTCTCGATGTTGAACAAAGATACAAAGTGGAAGAGGATGTCGTCGAAGGGCATGTTCTCGAGGTCGTGAGATCATACGAAATGATATCTCTAGGACGACACAAAATCTGTTACGGAATGAAGGGGCTATACGAagggaaagagagaagaaaataa